DNA from Rhinatrema bivittatum chromosome 16, aRhiBiv1.1, whole genome shotgun sequence:
gaatcacgtgacgccgcgtcactccgacgtggcgccgacgtcacgtgattccccgcgggttcgctccgggaccctcgttcgacccaaaaggaaattttggccagcttgggggtgtcaggaggccgccccaagctggccaaaagttccttttgggtcgaacgagggtcccggagtgaacccgcggggaatcacatgacgccgcgtcactccgacgtggcgccaacgtcacgtgattccctgtgggttcgctccgggaccctcgtttcacccaaaaggaacttttggccagcttgggggtgtcaggaggcccccccccaagctggccaaaagttccttttgggtcgaacgagggtcccggagcgaacccgcggggaatcacgtgacgtcggcgccacgtcggagtgacgccaacgtcatgtgctccttgcaaaggagttcagaaatggcgtcctgaccccgctggaccaccagggagttttggtaagtcttggggggggggggggattaaggagggtgaggggtttaaatttttatttgcacatatggacatagactcaacttatggaattctccatatgtccatattgaccgcaaatgaccccccctttcgacttatggacttatgaacataaacttttggtctgcacatccctatcccatgcccctttgaaatattttactgttttttttagggggcttgggataaacactgtggttccCTAAAGGACacaggatgggaatgaagaaaagagcgcatgggggtaacttgctggtgtggtggttactacccttacccataagccttcatactgttgatacaactacatcaatgctctctgcttcaatggcaggggaaagaggaaaaggggaattagattcagacagcaaccaacaatgacattgaattttacgatctgggaaaaaaaatgagcAAGGGAATaatttgctgatgcggctgttactacccttaactaataagcctgataattttgatgcaactccaatatagctctctgcttcagtggcaagaggtaacagggaattggactcaaacagcaaccaacaaggtttACCCCCTGTTAGCTCCCACCTTTAAAATCTCGCTGACTTACCTATATTCTTTTTTGCTTTACTACTTCCACACCATCCATATCAGAAGCAAATTTACATGGCAGGAAACCCCAGCACACGCAAGAAttcataagtatttatgcaaacgtttcttggccaggccccaatacacccatgccccatccagactACGCCCATGCTCTACCCCATTTCTCTAAACTTCTTACTTGTGCGCACTGAGGGAGATATGCACATCCTcaggcaggttttaaaatcctctcggtGACAGCCAGCccagcttgtgtgtgtttgtatctCTTGGTTTTGGCATGCACAGAGTTTTTAAAGTTTGCCTTTACATTTTGCAGTTGCTCTTTTatgtttttcctaaccattttcatCATTTTTATCTTAATCacccttctgaaagttaaatgcatttacagtagatttctttagtgtcctccctccagtaatTACAAACAaattgatcatgttgtgatcactattgccaagtcaGATGGAGTAGTGGCCTCCTTCCTCATGatccattattaaaaaaaaacaacaaaagaaataaattcaGCAGTTTTTCATGGTTTCACATTCACTCCATAACTGGCAGTACAAACATGGGTCAGATGAGTGTTTATTCCTGATGGCatttcacatggaatgcagagaGTTTTTTTCCTTTCATATTATTTTCTAATGATGACTTTTCTGAGAGCATTTTTAACTTCTTGATTTCTCAGACTATAAATCATGGGGTTTAGCATGGGGGTGAGTACCGTGTACAGGAGGGCAAACATTTTATCTTGCTCTGGTGATTGCATTGAGCTTGGCCTCAAGTATACAAACACAATTGTCCCATAAAATAGAAGAACAACTGTGagatgggaggagcaggtggagaaggccttgcttCGCCCATCAGAACGATGGATTTTCAGGACAGTTCTAATTATAAAGATGTAGGATGATAGAGTTAGAAGAAATGGGATGAGAGATATAACTGTTGCTTCAGAAAGTACAAGTATTTCAAAGTTGCGAGTATCGCTGCAGGATAATTTTAGCAGTGCATTGGGGTCACAAAAGAAGTGGTTAATCTCATTGGAGCCACAATAGGAGAATTGAGATATGAAAATTTCAAAAGGAACTTCATCCAGACAGCCACCTAGCCATGAAGCAGCCACCAATAAAATACAGATCCTTTTACTCAACAAGAGTGGATATCGTAAGGGGTTGCATATTGCCACATAGCGATCATAGGCCATGGCGGTGAGAAGGTAGAATTCAGTACTTGTTAAACTTAGGAAACAGCAAAGCTGTGTCATACATAGAGAGAAGGAAATTAATGTTTTCCCTTTAAAGAGACTTTGCAGCAATGTTGAGAGAGTGATTGTGGTGTTACAGATATCGATGAAGGACaggttactgaggaagaagtacatgggtttGTGGAGATGATGGTCAGACCACATTAATGTTAGAAACCCAAGGTTTCCCAGAATAGAGATAAAGAAGGCTGGTAAAACTATTACATAAATTAAGGTTTCCTCATGAGAATGTTTATTAAAGCCCAGAATAATAAATCCTGTTGTCCCTGTCTTATTCTCCATCAACTTTGTTTCAGTGCCCATAATCTgttaagagagaaaaaagagattAAAACATTGCAATTGAATAAttgaaaacaataatataaaGGTAGCCCCAATCATGCCTATAACTATCAGTGTTGAAAAACACTCAGGgacggattttaatacctacgtgtgcggggtacatttgtgcacacaaatgtacgcccaattttataacatgcatacgcagccacgcacatgttataaaatccaggattggtaCTCGCAaaagggtgcacactagtgcaccttgcgcacgccgagccctaggggagccccgatggctttccctgttccctccgaggccgctccgatatcgGGCAGCCTTGAatggaactttccttctccccccccaaccttcccctcccttcccctatctagcctgcccccagccctacctaaatccccccacgtTATTTTGTACCTTGCAcatgctggccggctgctggcgcgcgatctcCTGGCTTTtctgctgtgccggaggcttcGGCCCACCCTGcacctgccccgccccttttttcaagccccaggacattcgcacgtcctggggctttacatgcactgctggaccttttgaaaataggcctggcatgcataggcttttaaaatctgccactcAGTCATTTAATTCTTCTCAAAGTCAGAAGTAGCAGCTGATACTGGTTATAAATCATTTATCATCCATTATCCTATCCGTTTTCACATCCTTCCTGTCACCAAGTCATCTATAGCAAGATCAGAGGGGTGAAATTATGGTGTAGATGTAGTCACACTTCTGAACATTACCAGCTTGGGAAGGATGTGTGAGAGGTTAGGCAGTCACAGAGAAGCTAATTAGCAGGTAAATGTACAGCAAGCAGAGTGGAGAGCTCTCACTTCTGATCTTCTGAGGGATGCTGGAGaataaataaagacaaaagaAATGAGGCATGCAAGCATCACTTATGCATCTACTGAGCTTCCCCTCTACCATCTCcttttcaatataaaaaaaaaatgtgaattttttgtttttgaaataggGAACATCTACCCATATCCTGACTAAATGTATGTTTGCCATGGATTTTCATACGTGCTTTTTACTCAAGAATTTCCAGACAGTATTTTTACCTAGTTAAATAGCATTTtaaggggccgatacaatacggtgcgctcagccgagcgcactgtataacccgcaattggacgcaAGATAAATAGGCACTGatccatcccctaatgcaataccaggattagcacctatttaacccacgttggatgcggagtgaatgtaatagcactcatcacatgcaaatacatgtgaatgaggctattactcattcactccgcatgcaataaaataaatgtgtgtctcagatgcacatttattgctcagatattaatgcctgcctggagcaggtgttaatagctgagcgcatgtaaaagaagtacagaaaagctgataaaactgcttttctgtacttcttcagtaaaaaaaacaacaacaaaaaaaaacctctgcagaccgccgagttatgaagaccgacaccggaAAACTCgacatcagttttcataaccatCCGTCTGCCAGGAATGAAAAtggatgccgagtttatcagtgTCTGtattcattactggcagatggcacaTTATGAAAACCTAtgccaagtttaccggcgtcagtcttcataaccggcagccgctaTGGGGTCTTGTTAGAAAGGAGGCACAAAAGTCACataagtgaccctagcgcctccttcctagcatgaCCAGCTAATTTGGTTATTacatggtgccccccttgtggGTGCCATGCATGCGtaaagaaagcgggtgctgaaatatcagcgcctgctttctgcgaaaattattgcatcggcccctaagtaagTAAACAGCTTCAAACGTACAGCTCTGTGAAGGAGTGTCCCTAAAATCCCTTCTTCAACAGTATTGAACTAGACCTGGTTCACCGTAACAGTAAGGTATGCAGAGAGCACTGTGGGTGGATCTTCTGAAAGTAGGAATAAGAATTTGGGCCCAAAGGGGAACTGACAGGCCCCATGCTCAGGAGAAGTCAGCTCCTGACACATCTCTGTCCGGAAAATAATTAGTGAATGTGAATGTTCCAGAAAGTAAGCTGTTTATGTTAAACTATTGATGTTTGTAGTATAACATGTAATGTAAGAAGACCAAGAGTCCTGTGTGTCTCCTCTTGGAAGCTAAAGTTTGCTTGTGctatcccacatatggtgtcagtttggTGATTTCTGCACTGAGTGACTGCACAGGCAGAAACCCAAGAATCcaaagaggaaaagaaactagAGAAGAGAATAAAAGTTTGTTGCGTGACTCCTGCCCAAGGAAGCAATTTGCTGCTAAATGTTAATACTGAGCACTGAGAAGAGTAAAAAAGTGTGGCTCAGGGAGATCACAGAAGAAAAgcagctggattttttttttttttttttttaattttattttttcattttcaaaaatacatcaaGAAAACAATCTTGTGTAATAAGCAGTATCCACAAAACAATATATACACCTATCACAATAATATCTTTCCCTTTTCCGTCTGCTTTAAAGTCCTCGTTACCTGGGGGTGATCCATTACTCTACCTCAGGAATAAATTTAACATTAAAGAAAATACAGGCCCTACACGGGAGCTTATAATAATTACGGATCCAGCTACAGACCAATAGTACTTAGCCTTCCAAAACAGGAGAGGACGTTATTATATCTAAAGAATACTTTTTTAGAAAATTCTCCAACTGCTCAGGTTGGAAAAATATATAggaaacatttttgtattttatgtaacatttacatggatatttgaGAATGCACATAGCACCCAATTTTTGTACTTGAGGTCTTAattttagaaataattttcttcttaacTGGGTGCTTCTTGCCAAATCTGGGAATATTCCAACTTTTAGACCAAGAAAAGACTCAGTCCTGTTACGAAAATATAATCTCAGAATCCATTCACGGTCTGATTCAAGCAAAAAAGTCACTATGAGAGTAGTCGGCTTCACTTGTTCTCTCTGTGTCGTCTCAAGCATATTTGTTACATCCAATGCTGGAATTTCAGATGTATTCAGTGGTGTTAACAATTGAAaatctttttctccttccttctctattATTTTGAAAGCTGGTATATAATATAACTTCGATGTTGGTGGTATTAAATCTTCTGATATCTTTAATATCTGAGTCAAATATTGCCTCCACATATCTCGTGGAGTCACCATGGGATCTCTAGGAAAGTTTATTAAACGCAAGTTTCTCCCTTTGATttgattctccatattttctaaacGGTTCATTAACATGGAATTTCCTTTTATAATGTTGTTTTGaatatttctcatttcttttactTCATTCTCAACCTTTCCACATCTTTCCATCTGTTTATTCATGTCTTCCTCTAATTTCCCCAATCTTTCCACAGTAGTATTTAAAACAGAAGCCAAaggatttatctggttaaagaGATTATCATTAACCGTTTGAATTGCTTCCCATatcttttctaaggaaaaagcttCTGGTTTTATTAGTTCTTTCTTTTTAGGTAATATCAAAGATACTTTCCTTTCTGTTGGAGGCTGTGTCGTACTGCCTGCAGCGTCTCCCAGGCCGATCACTTCCGCGGGTTGTGGCCTCTGTTGTTCCACCCTTCCGCCTTCATCGCTCAGCCACGATTCTCTGGCGGTTTCATTTTCACTTCCGCGGTTGGAATCATCCCCGTTCGCTCCTCGCAGAGCTGCAGGGTTTCCTGGGGGCATCCGTGGTACCGGGGATAAGGTGATATGGAGCTCTTGTGAGGAGGCGGTTTCCTCTTCCACCCGCTCTCCTCGCTGCGAGCTATCCTCCGGCTTCTGCTCCCATATTACGTGAGCATCCATGGGTCCTTGAGTCCGGCCCTCAAAATGttcgttttctttttctttagcgTGTCTTTTCCTGCCGGTATGAGGCATTTTTCCCACAAAATCTTTCGTTACTCTTCGGAGCCCTGGTTACTCACGCCCGGACCCGTCGGCCATCTTGGAACGCCCcggatttgttttttaaatccaaGGAACCTGTCTACAAAAAAAGCTGTTTAAAATATTAATGCAGGCAAGGGATAGCCCCACTTGGTTAGAAAGGATTTGTACAGTAAGTTAGCAATTAAAAAAGCtgggttatttctttctttctttcccttcctcctgtTCAAATAAAAGAAGGGACGTTTGAGCAGGGCATGGCCCCCAAGAAACCAGCCAGCCTGCTTTGCACTAGAGAACAATTAAGCCAAAACGCAAGCTGTTCTTCAAATCCTCTTGGAAGGACAGAGGTAACTTCTATGGTCTGCCAGAAGGAGCCAGATTTCCTGGATGTGTGCCTGGAAAGAATTTatctgtttatgtatttatttattttcaaatagtTGTTATCCCCCCTTCCTAAGTTTAGTGTGGGGTGCaaaacaacatacataataagttaaaatgaaacatttattcaAATTAAACAGAATCAAATCAAATTGACAAAAACTGCATCAGAGGTACTGGGGAACTCAGGTATCCTGATCTTTCAGATACTATTAAGAGGAATGTGGCATttgaaagaaatatattttaaggACTTTTCTAAACAATTTGGGCTCTGAGATCGTTCTTACCTctgtggaagagagttccata
Protein-coding regions in this window:
- the LOC115077690 gene encoding olfactory receptor 2T27-like yields the protein MAYDRYVAICNPLRYPLLLSKRICILLVAASWLGGCLDEVPFEIFISQFSYCGSNEINHFFCDPNALLKLSCSDTRNFEILVLSEATVISLIPFLLTLSSYIFIIRTVLKIHRSDGRSKAFSTCSSHLTVVLLFYGTIVFVYLRPSSMQSPEQDKMFALLYTVLTPMLNPMIYSLRNQEVKNALRKVIIRK